In Flavobacterium sp. N3904, one DNA window encodes the following:
- a CDS encoding MBL fold metallo-hydrolase, translating into MRKQFGAKAKKSDIEKYSKSKYWNGKIFENLEVTKMNISIQTLPKLLYKQFCKKESREPQKPLSIIPFDKEQFIEPHQSMRSIWYGHSAILMRLDNKTILIDPMLGSNAAPIAPFAVQRFSQNTLDLINEFPEIDLVLISHDHYDHLDYESILKLKSKTKQFYVALGVKRHLVSWGIPEDTITEFDWWDEIPFGGIQITFTPTRHFSGRGLADRAKSLWGGWALKTAKENIWFSGDSGYGEHFKEIGTRLGPFDFAFMECGQYNENWHQIHMYPEESIQASIDANVKNMMPVHWAGFALAQHTWTEPVERFIQEAINKNSNYSLPQIGELFGSNHSLTSTWWVNLNK; encoded by the coding sequence CAAAATGAATATCAGTATTCAAACCTTACCAAAGTTGTTATACAAACAGTTTTGTAAAAAAGAATCTAGAGAGCCTCAAAAACCATTATCTATTATTCCATTCGATAAAGAACAATTTATTGAACCACATCAATCGATGAGAAGCATTTGGTACGGCCACTCGGCAATACTAATGCGATTGGACAATAAAACAATTCTAATCGACCCTATGTTGGGGTCAAATGCGGCACCTATTGCTCCTTTTGCTGTTCAAAGATTTAGTCAAAATACATTAGACCTCATAAATGAATTTCCAGAAATTGATTTAGTGTTAATTTCCCACGATCATTATGATCATTTGGATTATGAAAGTATTCTAAAACTTAAAAGCAAAACCAAACAATTTTATGTAGCCCTGGGAGTCAAAAGACATTTGGTCTCTTGGGGAATTCCAGAAGACACAATCACCGAATTCGATTGGTGGGACGAAATTCCATTTGGTGGAATCCAAATCACCTTTACTCCTACTAGACATTTTTCGGGCAGAGGATTAGCCGACAGAGCCAAATCACTTTGGGGTGGCTGGGCTTTAAAAACCGCAAAAGAAAATATTTGGTTCAGCGGTGATAGCGGTTATGGAGAACATTTCAAAGAAATAGGCACACGCTTAGGTCCATTTGATTTTGCATTTATGGAATGCGGTCAGTACAATGAAAACTGGCACCAAATTCATATGTATCCTGAGGAAAGTATACAAGCCTCAATAGACGCTAATGTAAAAAACATGATGCCGGTGCATTGGGCAGGTTTTGCCTTGGCTCAACACACTTGGACAGAACCGGTAGAACGTTTTATTCAAGAAGCAATTAACAAAAACAGCAACTATTCTTTACCTCAAATAGGTGAATTATTCGGTTCTAATCATTCACTAACTTCAACTTGGTGGGTAAATCTAAATAAGTAA
- a CDS encoding polysaccharide deacetylase family protein encodes MKTSLLSIILIAFLNSAHAQVNPEITKIGIPIEMLFPEGKSKALILSYDDGRSEDRRLVKLMNKYNLIGTFHLNSNKLGLTNYLNKAEIKELFTGHEVSVHSANHPFLTTLSKIDIVYEIVEDRKELERLVNIPVRGMAYPFGNYNDYLIETIKGLGIEYARTVSDTYAFKIPKNFLQWDPTMHQFGKAYSEPNKPENDKKELDLFYQTINNFIQTKELALLDVWGHSYEIGNDEKKWNETEKFFKMISNNPNIYYAKQIDIVDYINAFNNLKFSVDKSIVLNPSSLTIFFKKDGKTYSVLSGKTILVN; translated from the coding sequence ATGAAAACATCTTTATTATCCATTATTCTAATTGCCTTCCTCAACTCAGCCCACGCTCAAGTCAATCCTGAAATTACCAAAATCGGAATTCCAATAGAGATGCTTTTTCCGGAAGGAAAATCCAAAGCATTAATTCTAAGCTATGACGATGGTCGTTCCGAAGACAGACGATTGGTAAAACTAATGAACAAATACAATCTCATAGGAACTTTTCATTTGAATTCAAATAAATTGGGACTTACAAATTACCTCAACAAAGCCGAAATCAAAGAACTTTTTACTGGACACGAAGTTTCTGTTCATTCCGCCAATCATCCCTTTTTAACCACTTTATCCAAAATTGATATTGTGTACGAAATCGTCGAAGACAGAAAAGAATTGGAGCGACTGGTTAATATTCCCGTTAGGGGAATGGCATATCCCTTTGGCAATTACAACGATTATCTAATTGAGACGATCAAAGGCTTGGGTATCGAATATGCCAGAACGGTTTCTGACACTTATGCTTTTAAAATTCCGAAAAATTTTCTTCAATGGGATCCAACCATGCACCAATTTGGAAAAGCTTATTCTGAACCGAATAAACCTGAAAATGACAAAAAGGAATTGGATCTTTTTTATCAAACGATCAATAATTTTATTCAAACCAAAGAATTGGCTTTACTGGATGTTTGGGGACACAGTTATGAAATTGGTAATGATGAGAAAAAATGGAATGAAACCGAAAAATTTTTTAAAATGATTTCCAATAACCCTAATATCTATTATGCTAAACAAATTGACATAGTCGATTACATTAATGCTTTTAATAATCTCAAATTTTCTGTAGATAAGAGTATTGTTTTGAATCCTAGTTCATTAACGATATTTTTTAAAAAGGATGGAAAAACCTATTCCGTTTTATCAGGGAAGACTATTTTGGTAAATTAA
- a CDS encoding M28 family peptidase, translating into MEKKVLGLFALSLVFCCAVEGQSIDKIITTKEVTRIEKVLSADDMQGRRTFTPGIDKASAFIESEFKKAGLQTFMGAPNFRQEFTMTESKAKSSKITIDGKEIDNAKVVTFSYQPQVSLTEKSDIAVVRINKGDNLGQKFNEYYKSDKSYLVLVDASFDNVLPNIQHIDRITSNPGNNTILFVFGVAEATTFSVELTNTISKKSLNNVVGVLPGKSKPDEYVIFSGHYDHLGVGSPEEGAPHPATDSIYNGANDDAAGSTAVIILANYFKKQNNNERTIIFTTFVAEELGGFGAKYFSKQLPADKVIAMFNLEMIGTESKWGKNSAYITGYEKSNMGEILQKNLTGTAFKFYPDPYPEQQLFYRSDNATLAKLGVPAHTISTSKMDSEPNYHTADDEIETLDIDNMTEIIKAIALSSSSIISGKDTPSRVDSSQLR; encoded by the coding sequence ATGGAAAAAAAAGTTTTAGGTCTTTTTGCCTTAAGTTTAGTTTTTTGTTGCGCTGTTGAAGGGCAATCGATTGATAAAATAATAACTACCAAAGAAGTTACCCGAATAGAGAAAGTACTTTCTGCAGACGATATGCAGGGGAGAAGAACTTTCACTCCCGGTATTGACAAAGCATCGGCTTTTATCGAATCTGAGTTTAAAAAAGCGGGATTGCAAACCTTTATGGGAGCACCCAATTTTAGACAAGAGTTTACTATGACGGAGTCTAAAGCAAAGTCTTCAAAAATTACTATTGACGGGAAAGAAATTGATAATGCGAAAGTGGTTACTTTCTCTTATCAGCCGCAAGTTTCGTTGACGGAGAAAAGTGATATAGCCGTTGTAAGAATCAACAAAGGAGATAATTTGGGACAAAAATTTAATGAGTATTACAAAAGTGACAAAAGTTATTTGGTACTTGTTGATGCTTCATTTGATAATGTGTTGCCCAATATTCAACATATTGATAGAATCACGTCCAATCCTGGTAATAATACTATTTTATTTGTTTTTGGGGTTGCAGAAGCAACTACTTTTTCAGTTGAATTAACCAATACAATCTCCAAAAAATCATTAAATAATGTAGTAGGAGTGTTGCCTGGAAAAAGCAAACCGGATGAATATGTGATTTTTTCTGGTCATTATGATCACCTTGGCGTTGGTTCTCCAGAAGAAGGTGCGCCTCATCCAGCAACCGATTCTATTTATAATGGTGCCAATGATGATGCTGCAGGAAGTACAGCAGTAATTATTTTGGCCAACTATTTCAAAAAACAGAATAATAACGAACGTACTATCATTTTTACCACATTTGTAGCAGAAGAATTGGGTGGTTTTGGCGCCAAATATTTCTCTAAACAACTTCCTGCGGATAAAGTGATAGCCATGTTCAATTTGGAAATGATTGGAACCGAATCAAAATGGGGAAAGAACTCTGCTTATATTACGGGATATGAAAAGTCGAATATGGGAGAAATTTTGCAAAAGAATTTGACTGGTACTGCTTTCAAATTTTATCCCGATCCGTATCCGGAACAACAATTATTTTACCGTTCAGACAACGCTACTTTGGCCAAATTAGGAGTTCCAGCACATACCATTTCGACATCAAAAATGGATAGTGAACCCAATTATCATACAGCCGATGACGAAATTGAGACCTTAGATATTGACAACATGACCGAAATAATCAAGGCTATTGCTTTAAGTTCCTCTTCGATTATAAGCGGAAAAGATACACCATCAAGAGTTGATAGTTCTCAGTTGAGGTAA
- the cobA gene encoding uroporphyrinogen-III C-methyltransferase, which translates to MIQINKPKLTIVGAGPGDAELITLKAIKALENADVVLYDALVNEELLQYAKQAEIIFVGKRFGCHAYSQDQINDLIVSMAQKYGHVVRLKGGDPFVFGRGSEEIDFAQQFGIETAIVPGISSALGVPACNGISLTQRKVAESFWVITGTTSDHKLSKDVALASQSSATVVILMGMNKLEEIVVLYQNNRTDDLPIAIIQNGTKTTEKKVIGTISSITTLVKENEIASPAIIIIGEVVKNASAVKSYVKNKLSKDLFLEEEFVLQNLDSLGF; encoded by the coding sequence ATGATACAAATTAATAAACCAAAGTTGACAATTGTAGGAGCTGGACCGGGTGATGCTGAATTGATTACCCTTAAAGCAATAAAAGCATTGGAAAATGCCGATGTTGTCTTGTATGACGCCTTGGTTAACGAAGAGTTATTGCAGTACGCCAAACAGGCTGAAATTATATTTGTTGGAAAACGTTTTGGTTGTCATGCATACAGTCAAGATCAAATTAATGATCTTATTGTTTCTATGGCTCAAAAATATGGGCACGTTGTTCGTTTAAAAGGCGGAGATCCTTTTGTTTTTGGAAGAGGAAGTGAGGAAATAGATTTTGCTCAGCAATTTGGAATAGAAACTGCCATTGTTCCCGGAATATCATCTGCATTGGGTGTGCCGGCTTGCAACGGAATTAGTCTGACGCAAAGAAAGGTCGCCGAGAGTTTTTGGGTAATTACCGGAACCACTTCCGATCACAAACTTTCTAAAGATGTGGCTTTGGCTTCACAATCTTCGGCTACAGTTGTTATTTTGATGGGAATGAATAAACTGGAGGAGATTGTTGTTTTATACCAAAACAATAGAACCGATGATTTACCAATTGCAATTATCCAAAACGGCACAAAAACAACTGAAAAGAAAGTGATTGGAACCATTAGCTCTATTACTACTTTGGTCAAAGAGAATGAAATTGCCTCTCCAGCTATTATCATAATTGGCGAAGTGGTGAAAAATGCTTCAGCAGTAAAATCTTACGTGAAAAATAAATTGTCAAAGGATCTGTTTTTGGAAGAGGAATTTGTTTTGCAAAATCTTGATAGTTTGGGATTTTGA
- the rocF gene encoding arginase: MQKSIKIIKNRSDIGAGTRGSDMGIDAIEIAAINKNSEYFNEYEFEDVKTHNESIYDKYRSSVAKRIEHVVEQCSRVCNSVKKNLSNNYFPIVLSGDHSSALGTISGIKAAYPDQTVGVIWIDAHADLHSPYTTPSGNIHGMPLAAVLGNDNLDCQVNDVAKDTQAHWNEMKNIGVNGPKVLAEYLVYFGVRDTEEAENKQIEKLQIRNYKVDEIRYRGLETCVDEALAKLAHCDVLYVSFDVDSMDCDLISFGTGTPVSRGFDQYEIIDIINQIIQSKKVVCIEVVEVNPLLDTKGNKMAETAFEVLEAITATLILPIE; encoded by the coding sequence ATGCAAAAGTCTATTAAAATAATAAAAAACCGTTCGGATATTGGGGCTGGTACTCGCGGATCTGATATGGGTATTGATGCTATAGAAATTGCGGCCATAAACAAGAATAGTGAGTATTTTAATGAATATGAATTTGAAGATGTAAAAACGCATAACGAGTCCATTTATGATAAATACCGTAGTTCGGTTGCCAAAAGGATTGAACATGTGGTTGAACAATGTTCTCGCGTGTGTAACAGCGTAAAGAAGAATTTAAGCAATAATTATTTTCCCATAGTTTTATCAGGTGACCATTCATCTGCATTGGGGACTATTAGCGGTATTAAAGCGGCATATCCTGACCAGACAGTTGGCGTTATATGGATTGATGCCCATGCCGATTTGCATTCGCCTTACACTACGCCATCCGGAAATATTCACGGAATGCCATTGGCGGCTGTTCTTGGTAATGATAATTTAGATTGCCAAGTCAATGACGTAGCCAAGGATACTCAGGCTCATTGGAACGAAATGAAAAATATTGGTGTTAATGGCCCAAAAGTATTGGCTGAATATTTAGTCTATTTTGGAGTCCGGGATACCGAAGAAGCAGAAAACAAACAAATAGAAAAACTCCAAATTCGGAATTATAAAGTTGATGAGATTCGCTATAGAGGTCTAGAAACTTGTGTCGACGAAGCATTGGCTAAATTAGCACATTGCGATGTTTTGTATGTTTCATTTGATGTAGATTCGATGGATTGTGATTTGATTTCGTTTGGAACAGGAACTCCTGTTTCAAGAGGATTTGATCAATATGAGATTATTGACATTATAAATCAAATCATTCAATCCAAAAAAGTGGTATGTATTGAAGTTGTTGAGGTAAATCCGCTTTTGGATACCAAAGGAAACAAAATGGCCGAAACTGCTTTTGAGGTTTTGGAAGCCATAACGGCAACACTTATTTTGCCTATTGAATAA
- the rocD gene encoding ornithine--oxo-acid transaminase, with protein MSHTTQELSSKSEVLIEKENKYGAHNYHPLPVVLERGEGVFVWDVDGKKYFDFLSAYSAVNQGHCHPKIVGAMVKQAQTLTLTSRAFHNDQLGVYEEYITNYFGFDKVLPMNTGAEAVETALKLCRKWAYEVKGIPENQAQIIVCENNFHGRTTTIISFSNDESARKSFGPFTEGFVKIPYDDTEALENVLKSSKNIAGFLVEPIQGEAGVYVPSEGYLAKAKVLCEAHNVLFIADEVQTGIARTGKLLAVHHENVQPDILILGKAISGGVYPVSAVLANNEIMNVIKPGQHGSTFGGNPIAAAVAIAALEVVREENLSENAEKLGIQLRKGLNEIAERNPLIELVRGKGLLNAIVINSGEESDLAWDICLRFRDYGLLAKPTHGNKIRFAPPLVITEAQIQECLAIIERALNDFK; from the coding sequence ATGTCACATACAACACAAGAACTTTCTTCCAAATCGGAAGTTTTAATTGAAAAAGAAAACAAATATGGAGCTCATAATTACCATCCGTTGCCGGTTGTTTTGGAAAGAGGTGAAGGTGTTTTTGTATGGGATGTTGACGGGAAAAAATATTTCGATTTCTTATCGGCTTATTCGGCTGTAAATCAAGGACATTGTCATCCAAAAATTGTAGGTGCAATGGTAAAACAGGCTCAAACATTGACATTGACATCACGTGCTTTTCATAACGATCAATTGGGAGTATATGAAGAATATATAACTAATTATTTTGGTTTTGATAAAGTGTTGCCAATGAACACAGGAGCAGAGGCTGTAGAAACGGCTTTGAAATTGTGTAGAAAATGGGCGTATGAAGTAAAAGGAATTCCGGAAAATCAAGCACAAATTATTGTTTGTGAGAATAATTTTCATGGAAGAACGACCACTATTATTTCATTTTCCAATGATGAAAGTGCTAGAAAAAGTTTTGGTCCTTTCACTGAAGGATTTGTAAAAATTCCTTACGATGATACCGAGGCTTTAGAAAATGTTTTGAAATCTTCAAAAAACATTGCGGGATTTTTGGTAGAACCCATTCAGGGTGAAGCAGGAGTTTATGTACCTAGCGAAGGTTATTTGGCCAAAGCCAAGGTGCTTTGCGAAGCGCATAATGTATTATTTATAGCCGATGAGGTACAAACAGGAATTGCGAGAACTGGTAAATTATTGGCTGTGCATCATGAAAATGTTCAACCGGATATTTTGATTTTGGGAAAAGCAATTTCAGGTGGTGTTTACCCAGTATCAGCAGTATTAGCCAACAATGAAATCATGAATGTGATCAAACCAGGGCAACACGGATCTACTTTTGGTGGAAATCCTATTGCTGCTGCTGTCGCTATTGCTGCGCTAGAAGTGGTGCGTGAGGAAAACTTATCTGAAAATGCAGAGAAATTAGGAATTCAATTAAGAAAAGGGCTTAATGAAATTGCAGAAAGAAACCCGTTAATCGAATTGGTTCGTGGAAAAGGTTTGTTGAATGCTATTGTAATCAACAGTGGGGAGGAATCTGATTTGGCTTGGGATATCTGTCTCCGTTTTAGAGATTACGGATTATTGGCAAAACCTACTCATGGTAACAAAATCCGTTTTGCACCACCATTGGTAATCACAGAAGCTCAAATCCAAGAGTGTTTGGCTATTATCGAAAGAGCATTAAATGATTTTAAATAA
- a CDS encoding Lrp/AsnC family transcriptional regulator, producing the protein MEILDEFDINIIKELEKDGRMAFSAIASNLKISNTMVHQRINRLMENGIITGIKPTLNEKKIGYDWGAFTGITLKKDQDSSKVIEALKNIPEVTECYFITGSYTLYIKMIAKDHEHMRKLLYEQIDNIPGIAKTDSLIELGCAFKRNISF; encoded by the coding sequence ATGGAAATATTAGATGAATTTGATATTAATATAATAAAAGAACTTGAAAAAGACGGAAGAATGGCGTTTTCGGCTATTGCATCCAACTTAAAAATATCAAATACAATGGTGCATCAACGCATCAATCGCTTGATGGAAAATGGAATTATTACTGGAATTAAACCCACTTTGAACGAAAAAAAAATAGGCTACGATTGGGGAGCTTTTACAGGAATTACATTAAAAAAAGACCAAGATTCGAGTAAAGTGATTGAGGCCCTAAAAAACATTCCCGAAGTAACAGAATGCTATTTTATAACTGGCTCTTACACGCTGTATATAAAAATGATTGCAAAAGATCATGAACATATGAGAAAACTACTTTATGAACAAATTGACAATATTCCCGGCATCGCTAAAACCGATTCTTTAATAGAACTGGGTTGCGCTTTTAAACGAAACATAAGTTTTTAA
- a CDS encoding dienelactone hydrolase family protein, giving the protein MKNLKFIIFGMVLITNQLLAQLKPVQYKDGSQILNGFKIAPVKKSIEKPGVLILPAWKGIDNLSKDTADKLSKMGYYAFIADIYGEGNYPKDNNEAGNNAGYYKKNFEAYQKRISLALQQLIAAGANPDNIVVIGYCFGGTGALEAARGHLNVKGAVSFHGGLGKDEFRTTEPITAKILVCHGADDPYESTEEILNFQKEMRDSKADWQMIYYSNAVHSFTNPESGTDNSKGAAYNEKAAKRSWEHLKLFLNETLKK; this is encoded by the coding sequence ATGAAAAACTTAAAATTTATAATTTTCGGAATGGTATTAATTACAAATCAGCTACTTGCACAATTAAAACCGGTACAATACAAAGATGGAAGTCAGATTCTAAATGGTTTCAAGATAGCTCCTGTAAAGAAGAGTATCGAGAAACCCGGTGTTTTAATATTGCCCGCTTGGAAAGGTATTGATAACCTCTCTAAAGATACTGCTGACAAACTTTCAAAAATGGGATATTATGCTTTTATAGCTGATATTTACGGTGAAGGAAATTATCCCAAAGACAATAACGAAGCAGGAAATAATGCTGGGTATTACAAAAAAAACTTCGAAGCTTATCAAAAAAGAATCTCCTTAGCCTTACAACAACTAATTGCAGCAGGAGCCAATCCAGATAATATTGTTGTTATTGGGTATTGCTTTGGAGGAACTGGAGCACTTGAAGCAGCCCGCGGTCATCTCAATGTAAAAGGTGCTGTATCCTTTCATGGTGGTTTAGGGAAAGACGAGTTTCGTACAACAGAACCCATTACGGCAAAAATACTAGTCTGTCATGGTGCAGATGATCCATACGAATCTACCGAAGAAATTTTGAATTTCCAAAAAGAAATGCGGGACTCAAAGGCCGACTGGCAAATGATTTATTATTCTAATGCTGTGCATTCCTTCACCAATCCAGAATCGGGAACAGACAATTCCAAAGGGGCAGCTTATAATGAAAAAGCGGCCAAACGTTCTTGGGAACATTTAAAATTATTCCTTAACGAAACACTAAAAAAATAA
- a CDS encoding M28 family peptidase → MKKVLTLLVIFTTLSCIAQKKAVNNDDPTKFMNSITAEKLKTKLTIVASDEMEGRDTGSKGQKKAGKYLISQYKKSKISFPTGAKNYYQPIPAAYLNAKRNENLPDSENIWAFIKGSEKPDEILVISAHYDHVGIKNGEIYNGADDDGSGTVAVLQIAEAFQKAKKAGHGPKRSILFLHVTGEEHGLHGSRFYSENPLFPIANTIADINIDMIGRRDVEHANTNNYVYVIGADRLSSDLHNITVAQNDKYTKIDLDFKFNDPKDPNHFYERSDHYNFAKHGIPAVFLFNGVHADYHQKTDEVDKIEFDALAKRAQLAFVIAWDLANRPDRIVVDKPIL, encoded by the coding sequence ATGAAAAAAGTCTTAACCTTACTTGTAATTTTTACAACACTTTCTTGTATTGCCCAAAAGAAAGCCGTCAATAACGACGACCCAACAAAATTCATGAACTCCATTACGGCGGAGAAACTAAAAACCAAACTCACCATCGTTGCTTCTGATGAAATGGAAGGTCGCGATACTGGATCCAAAGGGCAAAAAAAAGCAGGCAAATACCTTATCAGTCAGTATAAAAAGAGTAAAATTTCTTTTCCTACAGGGGCGAAAAATTACTACCAACCCATTCCCGCAGCTTATCTTAATGCGAAACGCAATGAAAACCTACCTGATTCTGAAAATATTTGGGCTTTTATTAAAGGTTCTGAAAAACCAGATGAAATACTCGTAATTTCGGCACATTATGATCATGTTGGAATCAAAAATGGAGAAATTTATAATGGTGCAGATGATGATGGCTCCGGTACAGTTGCAGTTCTTCAAATTGCTGAAGCCTTTCAAAAGGCAAAAAAAGCGGGTCATGGCCCGAAACGTTCTATATTATTTCTTCATGTAACCGGCGAAGAACATGGCTTGCATGGTTCCCGTTTTTACTCAGAAAACCCTTTGTTCCCTATTGCCAATACAATTGCTGACATAAACATAGACATGATAGGCCGTCGTGATGTAGAACATGCCAATACCAATAATTACGTTTATGTAATTGGTGCAGACAGATTGTCTAGTGATTTGCATAACATTACAGTCGCTCAAAACGATAAATACACAAAAATAGATTTAGATTTTAAATTTAATGACCCCAAAGATCCAAACCATTTTTACGAGCGTTCCGATCATTATAATTTTGCTAAACACGGGATTCCTGCCGTATTCCTTTTCAATGGAGTACACGCAGATTATCATCAAAAAACAGACGAAGTTGACAAAATTGAATTTGATGCTTTAGCCAAAAGAGCGCAACTCGCATTTGTAATTGCATGGGATTTGGCCAACAGACCTGACAGAATTGTGGTTGACAAACCAATTCTGTAA
- a CDS encoding PAS domain-containing sensor histidine kinase → MTEKHNSVPNLENNYIFEHFFELSADLLCIAGFDGFFKKINPAVSQLLGYTNEELFSKPINWFVHNDDQDYTAKVRKELLNNKPLLNFENRYLTKNGDIVWLSWTSMPIANEKLVYAVAKDITHNKKLEEERNLLLAKFTQTNKELKKLSYTSSHDLRSPVNNLLSIFSLLDISKIEDTETLQFIEMLKTTSESLKQALNDYIDILILKDNAIIHAEELDLHASLDIVIRSIGTLIQKSKATININVSELEKINFNKEYLESIFLNLITNSIKYSKPGCAPIITIYSRKKDGIDQLIFSDNGLGFDMEIVKDKIFGLHQKFHNHIDSKGIGLYLVNNHITSLGGKIEVESKINEGTKFIISFKNELVYKKP, encoded by the coding sequence ATGACAGAAAAACACAATTCAGTTCCAAATTTGGAGAACAACTATATATTCGAACATTTCTTCGAATTATCAGCTGACTTGTTATGCATAGCAGGATTTGATGGTTTTTTCAAAAAAATAAATCCAGCCGTTTCACAATTATTAGGCTATACCAATGAAGAATTATTTTCAAAACCCATAAACTGGTTTGTTCATAATGATGACCAAGATTATACAGCAAAAGTTCGAAAAGAACTCCTTAATAATAAACCGTTGTTAAATTTTGAAAACCGATACTTGACAAAGAACGGCGATATTGTATGGCTATCCTGGACATCTATGCCAATAGCTAATGAAAAATTAGTCTATGCCGTCGCTAAAGATATAACACACAATAAAAAACTAGAAGAGGAAAGAAATTTACTTCTCGCGAAATTCACACAAACAAATAAAGAGCTCAAAAAATTAAGCTACACCAGTTCCCATGATTTGAGATCACCTGTAAATAATCTACTTTCCATTTTTAGCCTTTTAGATATTTCTAAAATTGAAGATACCGAAACATTACAATTTATTGAAATGCTGAAAACAACCAGCGAAAGTTTGAAACAAGCTTTAAACGATTATATAGACATTTTAATACTTAAGGACAATGCCATTATTCACGCTGAGGAATTAGACTTACATGCCTCTCTAGACATTGTAATACGTTCGATAGGCACCTTGATACAAAAGTCGAAAGCCACCATTAATATCAATGTTTCCGAATTAGAAAAAATCAACTTTAATAAAGAATACTTAGAAAGCATTTTCCTGAATTTAATAACCAATTCGATTAAATATTCCAAACCGGGTTGTGCACCAATTATTACCATTTATTCAAGAAAAAAAGATGGAATTGATCAGTTAATTTTTTCGGATAATGGCCTAGGTTTTGATATGGAAATTGTAAAGGACAAAATTTTCGGCTTGCATCAAAAATTTCACAACCATATTGACAGTAAAGGCATCGGACTTTATTTAGTAAACAATCATATTACCAGTTTAGGAGGCAAAATTGAAGTCGAAAGCAAAATTAATGAAGGAACAAAATTTATCATATCCTTCAAAAACGAATTAGTTTATAAAAAGCCTTGA
- a CDS encoding YegP family protein — MGTFLISKRKNDEFQFVLKAANGQVILASEGYTAKASCENGIESVRKNSQVDARFDKLEAKNGKPYFNLKATNGQIIGSSEMYESVAARDNGIESVKRNAPDADVKEDL, encoded by the coding sequence ATGGGGACTTTTTTAATTAGTAAAAGAAAAAATGATGAATTTCAGTTTGTGTTAAAAGCGGCAAACGGACAAGTTATTCTTGCCAGTGAGGGCTATACAGCCAAAGCATCTTGCGAAAATGGAATCGAGTCCGTGAGAAAAAATTCTCAAGTAGATGCAAGATTTGATAAATTGGAAGCCAAAAACGGAAAACCTTATTTTAATCTTAAAGCAACTAATGGTCAAATTATTGGAAGTAGCGAAATGTATGAATCGGTTGCAGCACGTGATAACGGGATTGAATCTGTAAAGAGAAATGCTCCCGATGCAGATGTAAAAGAAGATTTGTAA